One genomic region from Gossypium hirsutum isolate 1008001.06 chromosome D13, Gossypium_hirsutum_v2.1, whole genome shotgun sequence encodes:
- the LOC107919189 gene encoding histone-lysine N-methyltransferase SUVR4: MMSVRERARKAFQATRALGLPDQEVTPVLEHLLKLFNNNWDLIESEDYRALIDAYFELKENKGEDNRKNVVGDYGESSRLPKRLCLQDSEGQASPTKCSARQILSPEERGKPSSVNLQQGATFLNKKDSSSSGCSNSCKKPQQQPVTCEKNRPLHIINDITKGTENVKISLVGDIGKQELPKFTYMRDNIIYQDAYVHISLARVADEDCCSGCSGDCLSVSIPCACAHETGGEFAYTTDGQLRDKFLKACISMKQDPEGHDSVYCQDCPLERLKNEYKPEKCKGHLVRKFIKECWRKCGCNMQCGNRVVQRGITCKLQVFWTREGKGWGVKTLQDLPKGTFVCEYVGEILTNTELFERNLKGSGNEKHTYPVTLDADWGSERVLKDEEALCLDATFCGNVARFINHRCFDANLIDIPVEVETPDRHYYHLALFTTRDVRASEELTWDYGIDFNDDEHPIKAFKCCCRSAFCRDVKR, translated from the exons ATGATGTCTGTAAGGGAAAGAGCTCGCAAGGCCTTTCAAGCTACAAGAGCTTTAGGTCTTCCTGATCAAGAGGTTACACCGGTGCTGGAACACCTCCTGAAATTGTTTAATAACAACTGGGATCTAATTGAGTCAGAAGACTATCGAGCACTTATCGATGCATATTTTGAGCTCAAGGAAAATAAA GGAGAAGATAATCGGAAAAATGTCGTTGGGGATTATGGTGAGTCTAGCAGATTGCCTAAACGGTTGTGCTTGCAAGATTCCGAAGGTCAGGCTTCACCTACAAAGTGTAGTGCAAGGCAAATTTTATCTCCTGAAGAGCGCGGAAAGCCTAGTAGTGTAAACCTTCAACAGGGAGCCACCTTTTTGAATAAGAAAGATTCGAGTTCTTCTGGTTGTTCAAATTCATGTAAAAAGCCTCAACAGCAACCTGTTACTTGCGAGAAAAACAGGCCCTTGCATATTATAAACGACATAACTAAGGGCACGGAAAATGTGAAAATTTCTTTGGTAGGTGATATTGGCAAGCAGGAACTGCCAAAGTTTACGTACATGCGAGACAACATAATATATCAAGATGCTTATGTGCATATCTCATTGGCTCGGGTTGCTGATGAGGATTGCTGTTCGGGTTGTTCAGGAGACTGTCTTTCAGTATCGATACCTTGTGCCTGTGCGCATGAAACTGGTGGCGAGTTTGCTTACACAACAGATGGTCAACTAAGAGATAAATTTCTTAAAGCCTGTATATCTATGAAACAGGATCCCGAGGGGCACGACTCCGTTTACTGTCAGGATTGTCCATTAGAGAGGTTGAAAAATGAGTATAAGCCCGAAAAATGCAAGGGCCACTTGGTCAGGAAATTCATTAAAGAATGCTGGAGAAAATGTGGATGTAACATGCAGTGCGGGAATCGAGTTGTACAGAGAGGTATTACATGCAAATTGCAG GTGTTCTGGACTCGAGAAGGGAAAGGTTGGGGTGTTAAGACACTCCAGGACTTGCCAAAAGGAACCTTTGTTTGTGAATATGTTGGGGAGATCTTGACCAATACCGAGTTATTCGAGCGGAATCTGAAAGGTAGTGGCAATGAGAAACACACATATCCTGTAACACTGGATGCAGACTGGGGATCGGAGAGAGTTTTAAAGGATGAGGAGGCACTTTGCCTGGATGCAACTTTCTGTGGAAACGTTGCCAGGTTTATTAACCATAG ATGCTTTGATGCAAACTTGATTGACATTCCAGTTGAAGTGGAGACTCCTGATCGCCATTATTATCAT CTTGCCCTTTTTACTACTAGAGATGTGAGAGCTTCAGAAGAGTTAACATGG GACTATGGGATAGACTTCAATGATGATGAGCACCCAATTAAGGCATTCAAATGCTGCTGCAGAAGTGCATTTTGTCGAGATGTGAAACGATAA